The Methanobacterium sp. BAmetb5 genome includes a region encoding these proteins:
- a CDS encoding CPBP family intramembrane glutamic endopeptidase has protein sequence MAVISGTLTCVLTALGEEIGWRGFLVPQMAKITSFTKVALITGIIWAVWHYPGMIFGIYNADTPLWYALPVFTVAIIGMSFLLAWFRLKSGSLWPAVLFHASNNLFLQFIFDPMTMQTGITKYYLGETGVFTVVAILLFAFIFWTWRDKLPDTLIKKDQENSVS, from the coding sequence ATGGCGGTGATATCTGGGACTTTAACTTGTGTCCTGACTGCTTTGGGGGAAGAAATTGGTTGGCGTGGTTTCCTTGTACCTCAGATGGCCAAAATAACATCATTCACCAAGGTGGCGTTAATAACTGGAATTATTTGGGCTGTCTGGCACTATCCGGGAATGATATTTGGCATATATAATGCAGATACTCCTTTATGGTATGCTCTGCCAGTGTTTACTGTAGCGATAATTGGAATGAGTTTTTTACTGGCATGGTTCCGTTTGAAATCGGGCAGTCTGTGGCCAGCAGTGTTATTCCATGCCAGTAATAATCTATTCTTGCAATTCATTTTTGATCCAATGACCATGCAAACCGGGATAACCAAATACTATTTAGGAGAAACCGGAGTCTTCACTGTGGTAGCTATCTTACTGTTTGCATTCATTTTCTGGACATGGAGAGATAAATTGCCGGATACTTTGATTAAGAAGGATCAGGAAAATAGTGTCAGTTAA
- a CDS encoding sodium:solute symporter, with translation MVLTVVVLIFLLINGYIGYIAWRRTKSADDYMVAGRETHPFIMALSYGATFISTAAIVGFGGVAANYGMGILWLVFLNILVGIFIAFVFFGKRTRRMGHNLNALTFPEFLSRRFNSRFIQYFSGAVIFIGMPIYASVVLVGMARFVETTLQLDYNIALVVMAAIVAIYVIFGGIRGVMYTDALQGSIMFFGMIFLLGAIYWMLGGVVDANQALTNLVNIVPANTTAAATATGFTGWTSMPALGSTFWWTLVSSLIMGVGIGVLSQPQLVVRFMTVKSNRELNRAVLIGGVFIFVMTFGAYVVGSLSNVYFFQTTGQTAVQAAGGNLDKVIPTFIAAAMPLWFAYLFMVALLSAAMSTLSANFHVQGTAFGRDIYETIVNKTGISSVRVARIGIVIAVIIAVIMGFILPASVVAVGTSMWFGITAAAFLAIYVAAVYWKRATKEGAIAGLLSGTLVSLFWIIFGYKKTAEPLGISKALMGHSTIITSVPWPTVDPMVIALPVAIIATIVVSLLTKPPEKEFVDKCFEGIDTAKGK, from the coding sequence ATGGTATTGACTGTTGTTGTTTTGATATTTCTCCTGATAAATGGGTATATAGGATACATTGCATGGCGTAGGACCAAGAGTGCCGATGATTACATGGTGGCGGGCAGGGAAACCCACCCCTTCATCATGGCTCTGAGTTATGGGGCTACCTTCATCAGCACAGCGGCTATTGTTGGATTTGGAGGAGTGGCTGCCAATTATGGGATGGGCATCCTGTGGCTGGTCTTTCTAAACATCCTGGTGGGGATATTCATAGCCTTCGTATTCTTTGGTAAACGAACCCGAAGAATGGGACACAATTTAAATGCCTTAACCTTCCCTGAATTTTTATCCCGACGTTTTAACAGCCGATTTATTCAGTACTTCTCCGGGGCAGTTATCTTTATTGGAATGCCCATCTATGCCTCGGTAGTTCTGGTGGGAATGGCCCGCTTTGTGGAAACAACCCTGCAGCTTGATTATAACATAGCTCTGGTGGTAATGGCAGCCATTGTAGCCATTTATGTTATTTTTGGGGGAATACGTGGTGTCATGTACACCGATGCCCTGCAGGGAAGTATAATGTTCTTTGGGATGATATTTTTATTGGGTGCAATTTACTGGATGTTAGGGGGTGTGGTTGACGCCAACCAGGCCTTAACCAATCTGGTGAATATTGTACCGGCTAATACAACTGCGGCAGCCACTGCCACAGGATTCACGGGCTGGACTTCCATGCCTGCTCTGGGGAGCACTTTCTGGTGGACACTGGTATCCAGTCTGATTATGGGTGTGGGTATTGGAGTATTATCCCAGCCCCAGCTCGTGGTCCGTTTCATGACTGTCAAATCTAACCGTGAATTAAACCGAGCAGTCCTGATTGGTGGGGTTTTCATATTCGTGATGACCTTCGGGGCCTATGTGGTGGGTTCACTTTCCAATGTCTACTTCTTCCAGACAACCGGCCAAACTGCAGTTCAGGCTGCGGGGGGAAACCTGGATAAGGTCATACCAACCTTCATCGCCGCGGCCATGCCTTTATGGTTTGCTTACCTATTTATGGTCGCCCTCTTATCCGCAGCCATGTCCACCCTCTCGGCCAATTTCCATGTGCAGGGAACAGCATTTGGGAGGGATATCTATGAAACCATTGTCAATAAAACTGGAATATCCTCGGTAAGGGTAGCCCGGATCGGGATCGTTATTGCGGTGATTATTGCGGTGATTATGGGATTCATCTTACCAGCCAGTGTAGTGGCAGTAGGAACCTCCATGTGGTTCGGAATCACGGCTGCAGCATTCCTGGCAATATACGTGGCTGCAGTCTACTGGAAAAGGGCCACCAAGGAAGGAGCAATTGCCGGATTACTGTCCGGAACACTGGTCAGTTTATTCTGGATTATATTCGGTTACAAGAAAACAGCTGAGCCACTGGGGATTTCCAAAGCACTTATGGGACATTCCACTATCATAACCTCGGTTCCCTGGCCCACAGTGGATCCCATGGTGATTGCCCTACCAGTGGCTATCATTGCCACCATTGTGGTCAGTTTACTCACCAAACCTCCAGAAAAGGAATTTGTGGATAAATGTTTTGAAGGTATAGACACGGCCAAGGGAAAATAA
- a CDS encoding DUF5518 domain-containing protein gives MVEIKWGTVRRGLVLSLILWLILREVAGDIGGIIGFIIATIFVGYKADEGYKNGAIHGALVGMVGGIIGGLIILVLYLIGLGDIAKQLWPVTGVIEAIIAIILYAIVGAIGGTIGSAINK, from the coding sequence ATGGTAGAAATAAAATGGGGTACTGTGAGAAGGGGATTAGTGTTATCACTAATCTTATGGCTTATTCTTCGAGAAGTTGCAGGGGATATCGGAGGCATAATTGGATTTATCATAGCCACGATATTTGTCGGTTACAAAGCTGATGAAGGTTATAAAAACGGTGCAATACATGGAGCACTAGTTGGTATGGTTGGCGGTATTATAGGTGGATTAATCATACTAGTATTATACCTCATCGGGTTAGGAGACATAGCAAAACAGCTTTGGCCAGTTACAGGAGTAATAGAAGCCATCATAGCCATAATCCTGTATGCAATTGTAGGGGCCATTGGTGGTACCATCGGCTCAGCCATCAATAAATAG
- a CDS encoding serine hydrolase: protein MDNKTLGGIIIIFVIIVGVIGVMFFNSTNPKTSGVNTPTVSTNNQTIKNNTTTTNNNFSPLSNSVITLIPFSNYQSAPTPNPTPKPDPTPDSMDHIISLFDAYLTSNYDQSLIPGMAVVIVQNGKIIYMNTLGVKDLSSGEPVDENTLFGIGSNTKSFTAVNVGQLVSAGLMSWDDPLYKFFNASDFKLYSDYVTTNMTIRDAFLHRSGLPTYDGDLIWAGFNQPYLNFTLGKLRYRENNTQFRSTFQYNNLIYALPGYATESVTNMTWNEFFETNLLEKLGMTTATTSYYKFMNSSNHVTPYYLLSNGTMLPFEVNPDTIAPAGGLFVSINEMSNWLKFQINATGYYEGVKILNKTEFDETHTGQMKMNELYSYGFGWGIANDNSSFKHSGALDAFRSQVTIYPSKGLGIVINTNGGDYGGAFRTALNNKFMDLLGGNEISDPWPAEKNKTAESLKPVPPTPPIYNTTLPLSSFVGVYSNEFYGNINVTLSNNNLYGYFGVNPRPFELVHWNNNTFKDPVLGNYLTFNDSEGNVTQLTLKQLSEGVDETSIFNRTNST from the coding sequence TTGGATAATAAAACTTTGGGTGGAATAATAATAATTTTTGTAATTATAGTAGGTGTAATAGGTGTAATGTTTTTTAATTCAACAAATCCGAAGACATCTGGAGTAAATACCCCTACTGTAAGCACAAATAACCAAACTATAAAAAATAATACCACCACTACTAATAATAATTTTTCTCCTTTATCTAACTCTGTTATAACTTTAATTCCATTCTCAAATTATCAATCTGCACCTACACCAAATCCAACACCTAAGCCTGACCCTACTCCGGACTCTATGGATCATATCATCAGTCTTTTTGATGCTTATCTTACATCTAATTATGATCAATCTTTGATACCGGGTATGGCGGTAGTTATAGTCCAAAATGGTAAAATAATTTACATGAATACATTAGGAGTAAAAGATCTATCTTCAGGGGAACCTGTTGATGAGAATACTTTATTTGGGATAGGTTCTAATACTAAGTCCTTTACGGCTGTCAACGTGGGACAACTGGTGAGTGCTGGATTAATGAGTTGGGATGATCCTTTATATAAATTCTTTAATGCTTCAGATTTCAAGTTGTACAGCGATTATGTCACCACTAATATGACCATCAGAGATGCTTTTCTTCATCGAAGCGGACTACCTACATATGATGGAGATCTTATATGGGCTGGATTTAATCAACCTTATTTGAATTTCACCCTAGGAAAACTTCGTTACAGGGAGAATAATACTCAATTCCGTAGTACATTCCAATACAATAACTTAATTTATGCTTTACCGGGTTATGCTACAGAAAGTGTGACTAACATGACTTGGAATGAATTTTTCGAGACAAACCTCTTGGAAAAATTGGGAATGACTACTGCAACTACTAGTTACTATAAATTTATGAATTCATCAAATCATGTTACTCCGTATTATCTACTTTCAAACGGTACCATGCTACCGTTTGAAGTTAATCCTGATACTATTGCCCCTGCAGGAGGTTTGTTCGTCTCCATAAATGAGATGAGCAACTGGTTGAAGTTCCAGATAAACGCTACAGGGTATTATGAGGGAGTTAAAATCTTAAATAAAACTGAGTTTGACGAAACACACACAGGACAAATGAAGATGAATGAATTATATAGTTATGGTTTTGGGTGGGGTATTGCCAATGACAATTCTTCTTTCAAACACAGCGGAGCTCTTGACGCGTTTAGAAGCCAGGTTACAATTTATCCATCAAAAGGTTTAGGAATAGTAATCAATACCAATGGAGGAGATTATGGTGGTGCCTTCAGAACAGCCCTAAATAATAAATTTATGGATTTATTAGGGGGTAATGAAATCAGTGATCCATGGCCTGCAGAAAAAAACAAAACTGCAGAGTCATTGAAACCTGTGCCGCCCACACCACCTATATATAATACTACACTGCCGTTAAGTAGCTTTGTTGGCGTTTATAGTAATGAGTTCTACGGAAACATAAACGTTACACTATCCAATAACAATTTGTACGGCTATTTCGGTGTTAATCCCAGACCATTTGAATTGGTACATTGGAACAACAACACCTTTAAAGACCCCGTCTTAGGCAATTATTTAACCTTCAATGATAGTGAAGGAAACGTTACACAATTAACTCTAAAACAACTATCCGAAGGAGTAGATGAAACTTCAATATTTAACCGTACAAATAGTACTTAG
- a CDS encoding MBL fold metallo-hydrolase translates to MKWIMKDKVGLTMKIQPFLYKESDKKTWDDVFQSPCPVKVESFKTGTVIINRKGTINPHHPLAVDIVSQELEVPILAHWVHHQEKGDFLLDVGLDSSYFAHPRGGLEGTAVDEYQQDRHENIAHHLKNNDINPQMVFLSHLHSDHAAGVRELSKNIPYITGKGEYQEYQPQIHGDFLEGLEELLEIDYSQAPEMPLLGASVDLLGDGSLWAIHTPGHTPGHSSFLVNGLGGPVLLTMDAAFIHENLERGVAPSDYTWNVDLAQKSLERIINFLGEYPQVRVIAGHEILKQF, encoded by the coding sequence ATGAAATGGATTATGAAAGATAAGGTAGGATTAACCATGAAAATCCAACCGTTCCTTTATAAAGAATCCGATAAAAAAACCTGGGATGATGTTTTCCAGAGTCCCTGTCCAGTTAAAGTAGAGAGCTTCAAAACCGGGACAGTGATAATTAACCGGAAGGGAACTATTAATCCTCATCACCCCTTGGCTGTTGATATTGTCAGTCAAGAACTGGAAGTGCCCATCCTGGCCCACTGGGTCCACCACCAGGAAAAGGGTGATTTTCTTCTGGATGTGGGATTGGATTCATCCTACTTCGCCCATCCCCGTGGGGGATTAGAGGGAACTGCAGTTGATGAATATCAGCAGGATAGGCACGAAAATATAGCCCATCACCTGAAAAACAATGATATCAATCCCCAAATGGTTTTTTTAAGTCACTTGCACAGTGATCATGCAGCAGGAGTCAGGGAACTATCTAAAAACATCCCTTATATAACGGGAAAAGGGGAATACCAGGAATACCAGCCCCAAATACACGGTGACTTCTTAGAGGGGCTGGAAGAGTTACTGGAAATCGATTACTCCCAGGCACCGGAAATGCCCCTGCTAGGTGCCAGTGTGGATCTGTTGGGTGATGGGTCGCTATGGGCCATCCATACACCGGGACACACCCCTGGACACAGTTCTTTCCTGGTGAATGGATTGGGGGGTCCTGTTTTACTGACCATGGACGCTGCGTTCATCCACGAAAACCTGGAGAGGGGTGTGGCCCCCAGTGACTACACCTGGAATGTGGATCTAGCCCAGAAAAGTCTGGAGAGAATAATCAATTTTTTAGGGGAGTATCCTCAGGTTAGGGTGATCGCTGGTCACGAGATATTAAAGCAGTTTTAA
- a CDS encoding DUF5518 domain-containing protein: MVIAKCKECEKEYQLNSSDNLGDFQCECGGELDYFDNFEVENGNSIKMKRIHWNTLILGIIVTAFLGFLLGLIGCIIATLCVGYSVDRDYKNGAVHGALAGFIGGFIAVNIGNIISIILPSNTNTEFGLLMIGTLMGFIILYGFTGAICGAIGAFIKQKRS; the protein is encoded by the coding sequence TTGGTAATTGCAAAATGCAAAGAATGTGAAAAAGAATACCAGTTGAACTCTAGTGATAATCTTGGAGATTTTCAATGTGAATGTGGTGGGGAATTGGATTATTTTGATAATTTCGAAGTTGAAAATGGGAATTCAATAAAAATGAAAAGGATTCATTGGAATACTTTAATATTAGGAATTATTGTAACTGCATTTCTTGGTTTTTTATTGGGTTTAATTGGATGCATAATAGCTACACTATGTGTTGGTTACTCAGTTGATAGAGATTACAAGAATGGTGCTGTTCATGGAGCATTAGCCGGATTCATCGGTGGGTTCATAGCAGTCAACATTGGCAATATCATAAGTATTATTTTGCCAAGCAATACCAATACAGAATTTGGTCTTCTTATGATAGGAACATTGATGGGCTTTATTATCTTATATGGATTTACTGGTGCCATCTGTGGAGCTATCGGAGCATTTATAAAACAAAAAAGAAGTTAA